CGTCTATGTCACATTCGCGGGAAGATGCACAAGAAGGTCTGGATTGCAGCTGGTGATATAATACTCGTTGGCCTGCGTGACTATCAGGACGACAAGGCTGATGTTATCTTGAAGTATATGCCTGATGAAGCTAGGCTTCTAAAGGCTTATGGTGAACTCCCCGAGAGTACACGACTCAATGAAGGTATTGCTGGAGGTCTTGATGAGGAGGATGACGGTGCTGGTGATGATTATATTGAGTTTGAGGATGAAGATATAGATAAGATCTAGGGTTCTGGAGCTgactttcattttcttcaatgTTTATTTATGATGTGAGCTTCTGAGAGTTTGTGATGATATTAAAAGCCTAACCAAGGGTTTGTGCTTTATAAATTGGCAGTTGATATGGTAAACTGGTTATATTTCATGTAATACCTGTTATCACTTTAATCTCTCTCATGTGTTATTGCTTTTCTGAATTCTACTACTTCTATGGTTGAAGCTTGTAATATGTGCCCTTATGTGGGGTTGCTTGGCCAATATTTCTCGGTGCTTTGGTTAATGGCTTTGGCTTGCATTGCAGAGTCGTATAACTTTTTGCTTTACAATTTGGCATTCTACAGCAACGTAAGCACAAGCAAGCACAATGGCAAGATTGTAATCAGAATTTCTACCCTCGAGTCACCTTCACTTTTTGTAGTGTGTGATTTGCTTGCATGAGCTGCTCGTCTTGCTGTCTGTAATTTTGCTTTTCCATTTCaatatattcatattcatGTTTATGTTACCTGTTCCAAGTGGTATTGCGTGGTTATTAGCTGGTAGTGGACAGGAGAGGACTGCATATGAGTGAGCCGCACATAAGCTAGACTCGATAAAAACTTGTTTAAGCTTGGTAGAGTTCAGCTTTTTAAGCTAATGGTCTATATTCAGCTCATGAATTAGTTcgtaaatttatatattttttatgttttactTATATTAGGTATAAAAATATCTGTCTAAAcatatttattagaataaaagtataaattattaagtatGTTACAGTTTTTATGTAAAGATTTTGTTCTAttagattgataaataatttaatctttaatttaaattcattaaattcGTTTAGACAGCCTAATGGACTTGATTCAATATAGAGTCAATTTAAATAAGACAAAGTTGGATAAACTTGGTTTGTTTGCAGCCTTAAAGAGGAGCTTATTTTAGGAATTGTGGATGTGTAAGGTCAAGTGAGTTGCATGAGCCTGCTTCATCAATGATTCTTGGGTTCAATTTGATAAACAGTCTTATTAACTTACATTTACAGGGGAAATTGTAACATTTTTTGAAGCCATACACTATTCATCTGCAAGTAGTAATTGAGAATTTACCCTTGAACAGTTACAGTCTCACTTAAAAAGAATCATACAAGGAGCTTAAACTGTTGCAAATCAGTATGTTTGCACTTATTTCTTCTCTGTTTCTTGGTTATCTTATCATGTTGCTCATCTCGTTTTGACACTCTTTCTTGATTACCTGTGCTAACATTAGAGTACAAACAGAGAGGAAAATCAGAGGACTGAAACTCGGTGATTTTTCATGTTAATCGAATTTAAGCTGCTAAGTGCAGGTATTATATGGAGGGAGTTCTTACCTTACAATTCTCTTTCTGACAGTGGTAGCTTGGCACTGTTTTCCTCCTTGATATGGCTCTTGTTGACCTAGCCCAGTTCCTTCTGGTTTGCACGCCGCCATCTTCGCTGGCTGTGGTCATTGACATGCTATCAAATTGGACGGAGACCTCATTAGATCCACAGCTTTCCCTTTCTTCTCCTGCTATATCAAAAATTCTCTTCCTAGCTGCAAGTTTGTGACTGCTATTTATAGGTTCAAATTGCTTGCTTGTATGACTTTCAACAGAGCATTCTGGAAGTCGGGTTGCCATCCACCTTTCTAGCCAGCTCCAACCCATGTTGGGTTCGGTACCATCAGATCTGGCCTGCTTTTTCCTTGAACATATTCTTAGCTATAAAAGTGATGAAGTATTTTTTTGGTTAAGGAATAGATGAGAAGACAATTTCTGCTCTCAATCAAATAAAGTTATCAGGATACCTGTTGTGCAAAAGCATATGCCAGTGCCCTCTCGCGCCTGTTTGTAGCTTCCAGTCTGTTCTGAATCCTCATTCTTGATATATTGCTACTCACTGTGCTATCATCCCAGTCTTCCTGTTCTAGTTTAATACAGCAAATTATATGAATGTGAGCAGGGAGGTATTAGTAGCTAAAGCAAAACAGTTTGCAGTCACCTTTATCCTGAAAATCTGAGTTCTGGCTTTCTTTGGCATTTGGAAATGAACAGAAAACGGTTCCTGTTTAGCTGACAGAACTTCTGTAGAATTTCCGGTCTGAACTTCAATTGATGTGCCTACAGAATCCCTATTTGGACTGTCCACTGCCATGACAGCCTCCTGTTTATCATCCTCcaatatgatttctttactttgACGTGTAGCCTGAAATTTAAACACAGATTCTAATGACTCATATTCTCGCTAAATATCCAACTGCATAGCAACAGAACAAAGGTGTTTCTAATTTCTACCAAACTGGACTAACCAGAAAATTTCTGAACGCAGACTGGATAACTATTGCTGCATCTTCTTGCTTAAATAATTCAGACGTTGAATTATGCTTTTGGTTTGGGATATTATCTTCTTTAGTCACTTCACTTTGGATGTCTCCTTTACTTGCCGAATCATCAAGCACGGGCTGTGTAACTGTTGCTTCTGAGCTCTTAACTGAAGCAGAATCTTCCTCTGCAAGTACTGAATTGAACTCATCTCCGCAAAGGTATGATCTAACTACAGTCCACCTTCTCTTATTACCTGCATGGCTTCTTGCCTGCTAGATTGATCCATAAAGTAACCAACTTAAACTATTCAGAAACATACTCATTGTAACTTGAAGAATTTGCAACTTACATTGCTTTCATGCGTCCCAACAGACCGGCTTCTTGAGAAGACACTTCTGACCAGTTCTTCGGTGATACCCATTTTCCTCGGGAACCCTAATGCAATATGCTTTGAACAGGGTGCGTCTCCGATTATACTATAAGTAGAAGTACTGAGATTCCCTTTAATTATTGCTGATATGGAAGGAAAGTTACAGCCTGCATATGACATGCTTCATTCAGTTATCTTCAGTACAATTATAAAATGCCTAAATGGGTTGCTCTAgaatatactttataaaacATGCATATTATCTTATAACAAAGCACATGTTAGTTGTAGTTATCAGCTTTAGAGCTGGAATTTGGGGCATTAAACCACAGAAATGATAAGAGACTGAAAAgttctaagaaaataatagatgGAAAGGATTTGAGGAGAGCATAATTAAATCTGCTTTTACATTTACTTTTTGCACATGGGTTCTAGCAGATTGgccaaaaaaagaagaaaggaaaaaaggttTGCTTGCTTCTGGGGCTAATGTCTGTTccatttcctttctttctgcTTCCAAGTGGCCCTTCTTTTCTTATGCTCTCTCTCTactcaatttcttttggaCCTGAGAAACATGTGAATGACTTTGGAGAATTTGTGGAGGACTAAAAAACACCTAATCAAACTGGACTGTTTGATTCGAGTATTTATCTAATAGGACGCGGAACACATAAACGGTACACTACAGATACATTGATATGactattttttttgaaaaaaaaaaagatgtgATACGAGTGTCATGTCGATGTCAGTCGGATGTATGTACTGGACGCAAATACTCCATCCTGTTAGAAGTATAGGTGATTCTTAGACATTTATATTAATCCTATGTGGTTGACTACAGTGAAAAAAAGTTGCCATCTAATTAGGAAAATGACCAAATGCTTTCTCATGCAGTGTTGGGGTATAAAGTAAGAACAAAAGCTGTGTTGggttttgttttaaattgaaGCAGCTTATACATTTTGCTTGTGATAAGGGGAAAACTGATAATGACTTTTCGTGTTTGCTTGTTGTAGCAACTGTATTATACAACCATTAAGGGCTGCTTATGTTGTTACTTATTAATGGACAATGACTAAAATCTATTTGGACATGCAAACATACAAATATACTGAATAGTGTAGTGTGCCTCTCCAGCATGGTATGTTGTACCATTAGCCTACTAACAGATATTCGACCAATCAATTATTAATCCAACGGCTACATTATATGATTTCATTTGGGAAGCTGCTAACTAGTAATTATGGGATAAttgcatattaaatttttgacaTTGATTTCATATTGACATTCTGAATCATATAGTTTCATTGATTGAGCTTTTGATCTTTCTAAAACACCTCAAATGAGTTCTTTCTAGCCATGCAATTTCTCACAAGAACATTTTTAACAATAACTAATTTtgtataagaaaagaaaaagaaataaaataaaacattccGGAAGTGTTGAGAAATGAAGAGGAGTAATCGCTCATGTCACGGGAAAATGATGGTTGGGTGGGTTGCCTTGCAGGGCTTAAAGTTTCAGGCCAATTATGTACTGTGTCTTACAATAATGCTGCAGAATCTCATGCTCAAAGCTCAGCTTCCCTTTTCCAATgctttctattctttttcaaattataatattttcacttttatttttttcttttgaggtGTTGTCTGGTTAGCTTGCTCGCGTAGGAAgtattattagtattagtGTCAAAGGGAAGAGGAATTTAAACTGGAGAGAGTAATCCACAATTTTTATGGAGAAGATGGATCTCCGCTTGGAAGAGATATTCTTgaatagatttaatttaccACTTATAgacaaaattaattacataataacaCATGACATTATCTATTAGTTGTTGTATGGAGACTACCTCGAAGATGTTTAAGTCTCAGACTATCCAGCTAATGAGATGCTCCTTTTCTTCCTAGTTCTATGATGGAAATCATTAGTTATACAATCACAAACCTCAATAGCTAAAGAGCTGCAAACTAACATCCTCAAGTTAGATGAAACAAACTTGGATCGTCCAATATTGAAGTaagaaaaactattttaatCACTTTATTAatggaataaaataattagaacaaCACTTTGAATTCTCCAAAACACTGCAAATTTAATAGGTTtgataagttaaaaataagaCAAAGATTTTAGGTGTTGAATGCCACAAACTGAATAAGCTTGATAAGTTACTCAGCTCATGCAAGAACTTCAAACAAAACACTCATAAAGAGCtcaaattatgtttttattactCAAACAATGtgtttaataaagaaattcaaCCCAATATATATAGTACTAGCTAAGGCTTAAGAAAGACGGAAATTATAAAACTTGTAACTTCCACTTTTAATGGTGCCAGCTTGAAAAATGTATCTATTTTTACCATCAATTATTTAGCTCATGTAActtctttcttaattataaaacacATAAGACTCATACTATACAAAATTTTAACCAAATAAgactaaattaaacaaatactTAAGATTTAAAGTCCAATAACCAACATAGTCCATATCATTTATTCTTCAAATATGGGTTTAATTCTTCGTTCTAACATTACTTGGATCATGCTAACCATTTTAGGCTTTTCTTGCTCCTTTAGAACCTTGATTGAATATTGACTACCTTGCTCATTCcaaattctttcaattaaaCAAGTTAAGcttctttcataattttagctttagctCTTGTCTTGGTCCTCCATGAATGgttaaaagatttttctttgcaTTTCCATCCTTAGTCGAATGATTTAAAGCTTGTTGGTCCTCGTCATTCTACGCCTCCATTTTATAGCTCAAGTcacattattaattaatggtTAAAGGATCCTTCTTTACAACGCACACTTAGTTAACCACAAGGCAACCATTACTTGTACAACTAACATATCATCCTTAGCAAACTCAACATCGCTAACATTTTCTAAAGATGACTTGTCATCAttatctttctctctcttattttcaaattcaacaGGCCCATCTCTCATGATTATTATCCTTTTATCAAGACATTCACATGCCATATAACCATGTCAAAGCATTTAAAACACTTAATTTCTCTAGTTTGATTACTTTTATTCTCACTTTTATCCTTACtacctattttatttttatttcggttttcatcaatttttggTTCAATAATTGGGTTATCATCTTTTTACTCCAATTCGTattataagaagaagaggaacTCGAATAAAGTTTAAAATCATACTTACTTGTACCCTTGTATTTAagttgcctttcaatttttatgaCCGTATTCACCATGTCTTCAATTTTCACATAGTGTTGCAACTTCACAAGATCAACAATGTTCTCATTCAAGCCATTCAAGAACCTTGCCATGATGGCTTCTCGATCCTCCTCCACATTAGCCCTTATCATAGTTATCTCTATTTCTTTGCGATACTCCTCTATATTCATGGAACCTTGTGTTAAAGTTTATAAATGTTGGTGCAATTATCTATATGGAATGTCCATAACGTCCCAATTCTATTTCTTGCAAGTCTTTATAGTAGTGGTTAGGGACAAATCACTTTCTCATGATGTATTTCATCTCCAACCATGTCTCAACGAGCCTTTCACCATTTCGACGCATTTCCTTATCACTAAATAAGAGTATAATCACAAAACTCAAGAACAACtaattttacctttttctttttcaaataattatgacatttAGAAATCGTCTCCACCTTTCTTTCCCTTCTAAATGGGCATATGAATCATTCTTTCCTTAAAAGGATggaatctttattttgatgcTGCTTATATTGAGATTCATACCATCAAAATTTGCTCTCCTAGTTTGTCTTGTAAGATTAACATCTTGACCAATTATAGTAATTTAGTCATTGTCAATGTTTTCCTCACCATCATATTCATTATTGACAAAGGCTGATTTTCTTCCACGACATGTTCCACCTTGCAATTTGGCTAGTGCGTCATCATATTTTACTAGATGATCTCTTACATAGGAAGATTCTTTATCTTTGCTAGGCATGTTTTTacctgaaaaataaagttaaaatctCACACACTtcctcacgtgtttcacttAAATAATGAATCGCACTGCTAGTGTTTCACATTTTATATGGCTTTTTACGATGCTAGTCTTACCTCTTTTGCTTtttaccactttttttttttttgattctTAGATTAACTAACAAACAATTCAAAATAGAGCCATCCAATGGAATGAAAATGAGCAgatctaaaagaaaattaaaaggcaTGCCAATTTAAAATGGTTTATACAAAACTTAATTCAATCACGCAACCAAAGATTAAAGCtcaaatattgatttttatgcTAACaagaattttgtttgttttgttagATACTAACCAAACCGAAAACAAGAAACCAAATCAATAAAGAAAGACTTCTGAATTTGTTTGTAAGAATTTCTTGAATTCGCAgagtttctcttttttctttcattctgatttttttattctttttctttaaacatAAAGTGcgaaaataaagaagaataataaGACAAGAAACACAACAATTCATatgaagaaagaagattaATAATAGATATAGTGCTAAAAtgaggaaaaaggaaagatagtaaaaaaaaaaaaacaaataaatgaatatgcAAACCTTAAACTTGAGCCAAGCTCTAATGTTAAATTATGAGAATCACTAATTATCCAACCATAAATCCTAACAGCTAAAGAGCTATGATATAAGTGGAACACAAACTAACACCCTCCAACTAAACAAAATCGTTcaagattgaagtaagaaaaACTATTCTAATCGTTTTATCAATGGAatgatgataaaataattataataacacTTTGAATCCTTCAAAACGCCACAAGTTGAATAAGCTTAGTAAAGTCCTAAGTTCATCCaagaatttaaaacaaaacacttacaaaaagctgaaaatatatttttattacttaaatGATGTATTTTACAAAGAAATTCAATCTAGTATATTTAGTACTAGGCTAAGGCTTATGAAAGGCATAAGTTACAAAACTTGTAACTTCCACTTTTAATAGTGTCAACTTGAAAAACATGCCGCCCCTTTTTACCATCAATTATTTAGCTTATGTAACTCTTTTCTTAATTAGAAAACACATAAGGCTCGTACTAAACAAAACTTTAACCAAAtaagactaaattaaaataaattgcttaaaatttaaaatccaagCCCACACGAATTAAGCCCAATAACCCAACATAGCCTTTGTGCCATTTATTCTTCAAATATGGGCTAGATTCTTTATTCTAACATAGTTGGACtcttgtatttattatttggaCTTGTTTGATTCACAGACCATTTTAGGCTCTTCTTGCATCTTTAGAACCTTGATTGAATCTTGACTAGCTTGCTCCTTCTAAATGCTTTCAATTAAACAACTTTAGgcttcttttctatttttagctTTAGCTCTTGTCATTGATCCTCCATGAATAGTTAAACAATCTTTCTTTGCATATCCATCCTTAGCCTAATGGTCTAAAACTTGCTGGTCCTTATCATTCTAGGCCTCCATTTTACAGCTCAAGTCACGTTACTATGTCTAGATATTTTTTTGCCTTAATATATATGCGAccttttaatctttttgtaatttgtCACTTGGCCatctaaacttttcttttggttttgatAGCCATCTGAACTcatttttttaactaaatcCTTTTTCTGCTTACATTTACAATGCGTGGATTCAAGCAAATTAAAGCAATTCCTAACATCCAAAATCAATTTGTGAtgaaaaaattctaaaactaaatcaatttgaatatgctaaaattattttccaaatTCTTATTAGTTTTTGCCAAAATCACAAGAGAAAGAGGGGggtgataaaaaaaatttccaaaatcAAAAGTGAATTGCCTTAGAAGGTGAGATGGAGAATCCGTATCCTCATTTGATGAGGCCTTATTATAACTATAGAGAAGAAGTTGAACTGAATATCTTATGGacaaaagcaaacccaagaaGAAGACTTTTTTTGATGTAAGAATTTCGAGTAAACTCAATTGAAAATTTGATGTAGATTTTGTTATTTGGGTAAATTTTAAAGACAAATTGATGCTAATTTGATGCAGTATTTGGATTTAGGTTATATTTTAGATTAGGGTTACTCTTATAACTGTAAAGGCTATTTATGGTATAATCTTATTAGGTTTAGCAATTTTAGGTTTATCAACCACATGCTCCACAAACACTTCAACTGTCTCTCCATTATTTACCCCTTCAGTCCAATCTAAGGTATCTctatcaatatttaaattccTAAAATCCTCTTCATTGTTATACTTTATATGAAATCTTACCGTTGTAGTATAATCCAACTCTCTTGTAAGAcctaaaaattaagataaactAAATCTATCTATATCATAATTGAGGTCAGTGTTAACAAGTCCATCACTCTAAGTCCAATTATTCATGAAACTACCTCTCGTGATTccatataatatttacaagtTTGTCCATTCTATCAATAATGCCAATAACAAAACATGTAGCATAATACAAAGCATTATTATACATTTTTACTGCAAATATTATCTTAAtcaaaatttctatttctttaataaatacttCAAACAGTAAAGCTATTAACTAAAATGTcaataaaaaagtttatttaaaaagataacaaTTGCAACTAATACaaatagataaagaaaagCTCTAAATAAAACACAACTATTGCAAGtaaagaaaacaattgaaactaaaactaaagacAACCACTAATATATACCTTTCTTTGAAACCTCGCTTTCGGTTTTTGCAAGACTAAATGTGTGAACACGAACATAAACAAATGTGCAAACACAAATAGTAACAAATATTGGAACAAGAACAATTTGCTTAGCTTTTTAGAGATTTATGCTTAATcgatttagaaaattaaagatttaggGATTTAAGCATTGAAAATTGATTAGAAATTCAGTAGAAGcgttttattttctcaaatgatGCATTTTGATAACTTATTCCTTCGAGTATAAGTTGTCTAATATGTGTCTAATTTTTTTCCATATCAACATGCTTATGTAACACACGCTGTACATGTAAGCAAAACATGATTTAAGTGGTTAAAAAAAGAGTTCATGCGACAATTGagacaaaaaaaaagttcaaacagccaaataactaattataaaaagttcaAAGGCCAAAAATGCATTAAGCCATATTTTCTTTAGATGATTACTATTTATCTcctcatttttattatattatattgataaaattttatttcttagaattataCGAAGTTATCCGTCTATATTTTATTGTGTTAATATTCCATTTAGATGaaattgcataaaaaataaaaaaaatgtggGACTATTTAGGCAAGCCAATATcaaatttagttatatttttatagttgtTAAGTACATTTTAATGACTTATTTTAAGCTTATTGTAATAACATTctggctttttatttttccttttaggaGATATgatattagtttatataaataaaaagaataaaagtgatatttattttttgctcAGAAGGTCTaaatctcaagttttttttaaaagaatttggaTGCTACTTGAAGAATTAATAATCATCTTGTATTCTGATAAtgtaaaatagtatattagcatataagaagtaagaacaaaattttgtgtaattcttttgattaaaaggattatattatttgttaaaaacTATGTTATactacatatattttaatttagattatattttattagcaagtattttaatgaatataattttaatttttataaatattttttataatcgaaaagaaaaaataaaaaagaaaacacttaTTTCCATTTAGTTAAGAAAAAAACTCATTTTGACCCTTACTATTGGAGTCGAGAAACAACTATCCCCttacaaaaataaggaaaaactaTCTCATCTACCATGATTTGttgttattttcataaatataccctcacCTTCAAATTTTAGCATTTTGgtctattatttttgtattcttttacTAAATTTACCAAAACTCATTTAGGCATGTGCCTTATTTTATACCAATATAAAATTCAGCCCTgacaataattatttcatttattctgATCTTTGACCATTGTTTACAAATTTAGCATCGTCAAGCTAAAAcacattattttctaattaaatatataaaagaaaagaagaaagatagAAATGCCACCattctatcttttctttttttgttctttatcaaaattttctaGATCAAGCGGTGGGTTTATAGAGAAATAgattttagagagagaaagcaatagggatttgtatttataaggaaataaaattacagagtaaaatacaaattcaataaaaatatctatatgaTCATAGAAAAttaacaagaaataaataccttaaattaatctatatcacaaaaaaaaaaacaacaataaaCCTCACATTATTATAAATCATACCAATCaaacaattaaagaaaatccaagaaaaaataattactataaGATTAGTAGAATCCAAGaaaaacaatcaaaggaaaataaattccCAAACAACATTAAAGAAATcgatgaaaaattaaaatatcaagaCATTAAAAGTACATgattgtttattatatttctaaattgtTGACGAGAAATAACAACTTTTTAATGCCATTTGATATTCATGGTTTTCTTAtccttattcttatattttagtaaatagtaTTGAGAAAAACTCTTGGAGAAGACCGCTTTatgtcttttcttcttctgtaTTTATAGTAGTCGCCATCCTCTTCCTTTCcccttttctctttataaACACAACTATCCCTTTGatttttctctctaaaatCTCTCTATCAAAAGAAGAACGATATCATTTCCACCTTTTTTTTATGAGGATATAGTTACAAAAATGGCCAAAGATTAGGATAGATGGGATAGTCTTGGTTAGGGTTGGATTCCAAATTGGCAAAAAATAATACACGTATGTATGTTACAACCATCAAATGCATACACCTAAATGAGCTTGGGTGGATTTGGTAAAAAACGTAAATGTATTGGACCAAAatgctaaaatttaaaaatgaggTTTGTCTGCAAATATGGTCAAAGTTCAAAATAGATGAGATGGTTTtgccaaaaaataaaaagatatttaattgtcaaattcatatttatctaTAATGTTGCTCCCTTACTAAATGTAGCTaaattttggattaaaaagtaattaccAAAATGATGATGTGGCATAATTTTTATGACAACTGCCCCTACTTAATGACATCATAATGGATATACTTGAGTTAGACATAAACTTTACAtccaaaatttttaaaatttgtatcaTCCTTTTACCTGTAGTGACAACTCTAATAGAAtagaaaagagaataaaattcCAAATAGATTTCAATCTTTCTAATCCTAATTTGAGATAAAGTTACAATTGAAACCACTTATGGAGATTGATATTTGTGCTAAATCGGATGCTATTTGTGATATTGAACTGAAAAAGGCAT
The sequence above is drawn from the Ricinus communis isolate WT05 ecotype wild-type chromosome 7, ASM1957865v1, whole genome shotgun sequence genome and encodes:
- the LOC8265575 gene encoding eukaryotic translation initiation factor 1A, producing the protein MPKNKGKGGKNRKRGKNEADDEKRELIFKEDGQEYAQVLRMLGNGRCEAMCIDGTKRLCHIRGKMHKKVWIAAGDIILVGLRDYQDDKADVILKYMPDEARLLKAYGELPESTRLNEGIAGGLDEEDDGAGDDYIEFEDEDIDKI
- the LOC8265574 gene encoding protein IQ-DOMAIN 33 isoform X1: MSYAGCNFPSISAIIKGNLSTSTYSIIGDAPCSKHIALGFPRKMGITEELVRSVFSRSRSVGTHESNQARSHAGNKRRWTVVRSYLCGDEFNSVLAEEDSASVKSSEATVTQPVLDDSASKGDIQSEVTKEDNIPNQKHNSTSELFKQEDAAIVIQSAFRNFLATRQSKEIILEDDKQEAVMAVDSPNRDSVGTSIEVQTGNSTEVLSAKQEPFSVHFQMPKKARTQIFRIKEDWDDSTVSSNISRMRIQNRLEATNRRERALAYAFAQQLRICSRKKQARSDGTEPNMGWSWLERWMATRLPECSVESHTSKQFEPINSSHKLAARKRIFDIAGEERESCGSNEVSVQFDSMSMTTASEDGGVQTRRNWARSTRAISRRKTVPSYHCQKENCKVIKKECQNEMSNMIR
- the LOC8265574 gene encoding protein IQ-DOMAIN 33 isoform X2: MSYAGCNFPSISAIIKGNLSTSTYSIIGDAPCSKHIALGFPRKMGITEELVRSVFSRSRSVGTHESNARSHAGNKRRWTVVRSYLCGDEFNSVLAEEDSASVKSSEATVTQPVLDDSASKGDIQSEVTKEDNIPNQKHNSTSELFKQEDAAIVIQSAFRNFLATRQSKEIILEDDKQEAVMAVDSPNRDSVGTSIEVQTGNSTEVLSAKQEPFSVHFQMPKKARTQIFRIKEDWDDSTVSSNISRMRIQNRLEATNRRERALAYAFAQQLRICSRKKQARSDGTEPNMGWSWLERWMATRLPECSVESHTSKQFEPINSSHKLAARKRIFDIAGEERESCGSNEVSVQFDSMSMTTASEDGGVQTRRNWARSTRAISRRKTVPSYHCQKENCKVIKKECQNEMSNMIR
- the LOC8265574 gene encoding protein IQ-DOMAIN 33 isoform X4, whose protein sequence is MGITEELVRSVFSRSRSVGTHESNQARSHAGNKRRWTVVRSYLCGDEFNSVLAEEDSASVKSSEATVTQPVLDDSASKGDIQSEVTKEDNIPNQKHNSTSELFKQEDAAIVIQSAFRNFLATRQSKEIILEDDKQEAVMAVDSPNRDSVGTSIEVQTGNSTEVLSAKQEPFSVHFQMPKKARTQIFRIKEDWDDSTVSSNISRMRIQNRLEATNRRERALAYAFAQQLRICSRKKQARSDGTEPNMGWSWLERWMATRLPECSVESHTSKQFEPINSSHKLAARKRIFDIAGEERESCGSNEVSVQFDSMSMTTASEDGGVQTRRNWARSTRAISRRKTVPSYHCQKENCKVIKKECQNEMSNMIR
- the LOC8265574 gene encoding protein IQ-DOMAIN 33 isoform X3; translation: MSYAGCNFPSISAIIKGNLSTSTYSIIGDAPCSKHIALGFPRKMGITEELVRSVFSRSRSVGTHESNQARSHAGNKRRWTVVRSYLCGDEFNSVLAEEDSASVKSSEATVTQPVLDDSASKGDIQSEVTKEDNIPNQKHNSTSELFKQEDAAIVIQSAFRNFLATRQSKEIILEDDKQEAVMAVDSPNRDSVGTSIEVQTGNSTEVLSAKQEPFSVHFQMPKKARTQIFRIKEDWDDSTVSSNISRMRIQNRLEATNRRERALAYAFAQQLRICSRKKQARSDGTEPNMGWSWLERWMATRLPECSVESHTSKQFEPINSSHKLAARKRIFDIAGEERESCGSNEVSVQFDSMSMTTASEDGGVQTRRNWARSTRAISRRKTVPSYHCQKENCKHR